One genomic window of Mus musculus strain C57BL/6J chromosome 4, GRCm38.p6 C57BL/6J includes the following:
- the Ahdc1 gene encoding AT-hook DNA-binding motif-containing protein 1 isoform X1, with the protein MRVKPQGLVVTSSAVCSSPDYLREPKYYPGGPPTPRPLLPTRPPASPPDKAFSTHTFSENPRPPPRRDPSSRRPPVLAKGDDLLPPRAARPVSQAHCPSPAPDNSSLRHWDNGRVNLRPVVQLIDIMKDLTRLSQDLQHSGVHLDCGGLRLSRPPAPPPGDLQYSFFSSPSLANSIRSPEERANPHTKSERPSHPLYEPEPEPRDSPQPGQGHGPGAAATATGLPPEPEPDGPDYSELADADILSELASLTCPEAQLLEAQALEPPSPQPEPQLLDPQPRFLDPQALEPLGEGLELPPLQPLADPLGLPSLTLQALDTLPDSLESQLLDPQALDPLPKLLDVPGRRLEPQQSLGHCQLAEPLRLDLCSPHGPPGPEGHPKYALRRTDRPKILCRRRKAGRGRKADSGPEGRLLPLPMPTGLAAALAEPPPLPPPPPPTLSGPGPVPELEPESSQTPMVPTRKGKCRGVRRMVVKMAKIPVSLGRRNKTTYKVSSLSSSLSVEGKELGLRVSSEPTPLLKMKNNGRNVVVVFPPGEMPIILKRKRGRPPKNLLLGPGKPKEPTVVAAEAATVTAATMAMPEVKKRRRRKQKLASPQPSYAADANDSKAEYSDVLAKLAFLNRQSQCAGRCSPPRCWTPSEPESVHQAPDTQSISQFLHRVQGFRRRGGKTGGFGGRGGGHAAKAARCSFSDFFEGIGKKKKVVAVAAPGLVGPGLTELGHPRKRGRGEVDAVTGKPKRKRRSRKNGTLFPEQVPSGPGFGEAGAEWVGDKGGGWAPHHGHPGGQAGRNCGFQGTEARAFASTGLESGASGRGSYYAGAPSGQTELSQERQNLFTGYFRSLLDSDDSSDLLDFALSASRPESRKASGTYAGPPSSALPAQRGLATFPSRGAKASPVAVGSSGAGADPSFQPVLPSRQTFPPGRATSYGITPATSDCRAAETFPKLAPPPSAVARSPTTHPPANTYPPQYGGYGAGQSVFASAKPFSGQDCANSKDCSFAYGSGNSLPASPSSAHSAGYAPPPTGGPCLPPSKASFFNSSEGGPFSGSAPTPLRCDSRASTVSPGGYMVPKGTTASAASVASSSSSSFQPSPENCRQFVGASQWPFRQGYGGLDWASEAFSQLYNPNFDCHGSEPNVILDISNYTPQKVKQQTAVSETFSESSSDSTQFSQPVGGGGFRRANSEASSSEGQSSLSSLEKLMMDWNEASSAPGYNWNQSVLFQSSSKPGRGRRKKVDLFEASHLGFSTSTSATASGYPSKRSTGPRQPRGGRGSGACSAKKERGGTAAKAKFIPKPQPVNPLFQDSPDLGLDYYSGDSSMSPLPSQSRAFGVGERDPCDFMGPYSMNPSTPSDGTFGQGFHCDSPSLGAAELDGKHFPPLAHPPTVFDAGLQKAYSPTCSPTLGFKEELRPPPSKLTACEPLKHGLQGASLSHAAQAHLSCRDLPLGQPHYDSPSCKGTAYWYPPGSAARSPPYEGKVGSGLLADFLGRTEAVCLSAPHLASPPATPKADKEPLEMARPPGPPRGPAAATAGYGCPLLSDLTLSPVPRDSLLPLQDTAYRYPGFMPQAHPGLGGGPKSGFLGPMAEPHPEDTFTVTSL; encoded by the coding sequence ATGCGTGTGAAGCCCCAGGGCCTGGTGGTGACTTCCAGTGCCGTGTGCAGCTCTCCTGACTACCTCCGAGAGCCCAAGTACTACCCCGGCGGCCCCCCAACCCCCCGGCCCTTGCTTCCCACCCGGCCCCCTGCCAGCCCACCTGACAAGGCCTTTTCCACCCATACCTTCTCTGAGAACCCACGCCCACCCCCTCGGCGGGACCCCAGCTCCCGCCGTCCACCAGTCCTTGCCAAGGGAGACGACCTGCTACCTCCTCGGGCAGCCCGGCCTGTCTCCCAGGCCCATTGTCCCTCACCGGCTCCAGACAACAGCTCCCTCCGCCACTGGGACAACGGGCGTGTGAACCTGCGTCCAGTAGTGCAGCTGATTGACATCATGAAGGACTTGACAAGGCTGTCGCAGGACCTGCAGCACAGCGGTGTGCATCTGGACTGTGGAGGGCTTCGGCTGAGCCGCCCACCCGCTCCGCCACCCGGCGACTTGCAGTACAGCTTCTTCTCTTCGCCCAGCCTGGCCAACAGCATCCGCAGCCCCGAGGAGCGTGCTAACCCTCACACCAAGTCAGAGCGGCCCAGCCACCCTCTCTATGAACCTGAGCCCGAGCCCAGGGATAGTCCCCAGCCTGGCCAAGGCCATGGTCCTGGAGCCGCGGCCACAGCCACTGGTCTGCCCCCCGAGCCCGAGCCAGATGGGCCTGATTACTCTGAGCTGGCAGATGCCGACATCCTCAGTGAACTGGCCTCCCTCACTTGCCCTGAGGCCCAGCTCCTGGAGGCTCAAGCCCTTGAGCCGCCTTCACCACAGCCTGAGCCGCAGCTTCTGGACCCCCAGCCCCGCTTCCTAGATCCACAGGCACTAGAGCCTCTAGGAGAAGGTTTGGAGCTACCACCCCTGCAGCCCCTTGCTGATCCCCTGGGGCTGCCGAGCCTGACCCTGCAGGCCCTAGATACCCTACCTGATTCCTTGGAATCCCAGCTCCTTGACCCTCAGGCCCTGGACCCCCTGCCCAAGTTGCTGGATGTCCCCGGTCGACGTCTAGAGCCCCAGCAATCCTTGGGCCACTGCCAACTGGCTGAGCCCTTACGCCTGGACTTGTGCTCACCTCATGGTCCCCCTGGGCCTGAGGGCCACCCCAAGTACGCCTTGAGGCGCACTGATAGGCCAAAGATCCTGTGTCGCAGGCGGAAAGCCGGAAGGGGCCGGAAGGCGGACTCAGGACCTGAGGGTCGCCTGCTTCCTCTTCCCATGCCTACAGGGCTGGCAGCTGCCCTGGCCGAGCCCCCACCGCTGCCACCGCCACCACCTCCTACTCTGTCAGGCCCAGGCCCAGTTCCCGAGCTGGAGCCAGAGTCTTCTCAAACCCCGATGGTCCCCACCCGCAAAGGCAAGTGCAGGGGTGTGCGGCGCATGGTGGTGAAGATGGCCAAGATCCCCGTGTCACTGGGGCGGAGGAACAAGACCACGTACAAAGTTTCATCCTTGAGCAGCAGTCTGAGTGTGGAGGGCAAGGAGCTGGGCTTGAGGGTGTCGTCAGAGCCCACCCCACTGCTGAAGATGAAGAACAACGGGCGGAATGTGGTGGTCGTCTTCCCGCCAGGTGAGATGCCCATCATTCTCAAGCGCAAGCGTGGCCGCCCTCCCAAGAACCTGCTGCTGGGTCCCGGGAAGCCCAAAGAGCCGACAGTGGTAGCTGCTGAGGCTGCTACTGTGACAGCGGCCACCATGGCCATGCCTGAGGTGAAGAAACGCCGGCGACGGAAACAGAAGCTGGCGTCTCCGCAGCCATCGTATGCAGCAGACGCCAATGACAGTAAGGCTGAATATTCTGATGTCCTCGCCAAGCTGGCCTTTTTGAACCGCCAGAGTCAGTGTGCTGGGAGGTGCTCGCCACCCCGCTGCTGGACACCCAGTGAGCCTGAGTCCGTGCACCAGGCCCCGGACACTCAGAGCATCTCTCAGTTCCTGCATCGTGTGCAGGGCTTCCGGAGGCGTGGAGGCAAAACAGGAGGCTTTGGAGGTAGGGGTGGAGGCCACGCAGCCAAGGCAGCCCGCTGTTCCTTTAGTGACTTTTTTGAGGGCATTGGCAAGAAAAAGAAGGTGGTAGCAGTGGCAGCTCCTGGGCTTGTGGGTCCTGGTCTCACCGAGTTGGGGCATCCACGCAAAAGGGGCCGAGGGGAGGTAGATGCTGTAACTGGGAAACCCAAGCGCAAGAGGCGGTCCCGAAAGAATGGGACTCTGTTCCCAGAGCAGGTGCCCAGTGGCCCAGGCTTTGGGGAGGCAGGTGCTGAGTGGGTCGGAGACAAGGGTGGTGGCTGGGCCCCTCACCATGGGCACCCAGGAGGGCAAGCTGGCAGAAACTGTGGTTTCCAGGGGACCGAGGCCAGGGCTTTTGCCTCCACTGGGCTGGAGAGTGGGGCTTCAGGCCGTGGCAGCTACTATGCTGGTGCGCCCTCAGGCCAGACGGAGCTCAGCCAGGAGCGCCAGAACCTCTTCACTGGCTATTTTCGGTCCCTGCTTGATTCAGATGACTCCTCTGACCTCTTGGACTTTGCCCTGTCGGCCTCTCGCCCAGAGTCCCGGAAGGCATCAGGAACCTATGCAGGGCCTCCCTCCAGTGCACTGCCTGCTCAGCGGGGCCTTGCCACTTTCCCAAGCCGGGGAGCCAAGGCTAGCCCGGTGGCAGTGGGCAGCAGTGGAGCTGGGGCAGACCCCTCCTTTCAGCCTGTCCTGCCTTCCCGTCAGACCTTTCCACCAGGGCGGGCAACAAGCTATGGGATAACCCCAGCCACTTCAGACTGCCGGGCAGCTGAGACCTTCCCAAAGCTGGCTCCCCCACCTTCAGCCGTGGCCCGCTCACCTACAACCCATCCGCCCGCCAACACCTACCCACCTCAGTATGGTGGCTATGGGGCCGGGCAAAGCGTGTTTGCCTCGGCAAAGCCCTTTTCAGGCCAGGACTGTGCAAACAGCAAGGACTGCAGCTTCGCCTATGGCAGCGGCAATAGCCTCCCTGCCTCACCCAGCAGTGCCCACAGTGCTGGCTACGCCCCGCCACCTACTGGGGGTCCCTGCCTACCGCCCAGCAAGGCTTCCTTCTTCAACAGCTCTGAGGGGGGCCCCTTCTCTGGGTCAGCTCCCACACCCTTGCGCTGTGACAGTCGAGCCAGTACCGTCTCACCCGGTGGCTACATGGTGCCCAAGGGCACCACGGCTTCTGCGGCCTCtgtggcctcctcctcttcctcttcctttcagcCCTCACCTGAGAACTGTCGGCAGTTTGTGGGGGCTTCTCAGTGGCCTTTCCGGCAGGGGTATGGAGGCCTGGACTGGGCCTCAGAGGCCTTTAGTCAGCTCTACAATCCCAATTTTGACTGCCATGGCAGCGAACCCAATGTGATCTTGGACATCTCGAACTACACGCCGCAGAAGGTAAAGCAGCAGACAGCCGTGTCCGAGACCTTCTCCGAGTCATCCTCTGACAGCACCCAGTTCAGTCAGCCAGTCGGTGGTGGTGGCTTCAGGCGTGCCAACAGCGAGGCCTCAAGCAGTGAGGGCCAGTCTAGCCTGTCGAGCCTGGAGAAGCTCATGATGGACTGGAACGAAGCTTCGTCTGCTCCCGGCTACAACTGGAACCAGAGTGTCCTCTTTCAGAGTAGCTCAAAGCCCGGCCGTGGACGACGGAAGAAGGTGGACCTGTTTGAGGCCTCCCATCTGGGCTTTTCAACATCCACCTCGGCCACTGCCTCTGGCTACCCGTCCAAACGGAGCACCGGGCCCCGGCAGCCTCGGGGTGGCCGGGGTAGTGGGGCCTGCTCGGCCAAGAAGGAGAGAGGTGGTACAGCGGCCAAAGCCAAGTTCATCCCCAAGCCACAACCGGTGAACCccctgttccaggacagcccagaccTTGGCCTGGACTACTACAGTGGAGACAGCAGCATGTCACCACTGCCCTCCCAGTCGAGAGCCTTTGGTGTGGGAGAACGCGATCCCTGTGACTTCATGGGACCCTACTCCATGAATCCATCCACACCTTCTGATGGCACTTTTGGCCAAGGCTTCCACTGTGACTCTCCCAGCCTGGGTGCTGCGGAGCTTGATGGCAAGCATTTCCCACCACTGGCCCACCCGCCCACAGTGTTCGATGCTGGCCTGCAGAAGGCCTACTCACCCACCTGTTCACCAACGCTAGGCTTCAAGGAAGAGTTGCGGCCACCACCTTCCAAGCTGACTGCCTGTGAGCCCCTCAAGCATGGTCTTCAGGGGGCTAGCCTGAGCCATGCTGCCCAAGCCCACCTGAGCTGCCGGGACCTACCGCTGGGCCAGCCTCACTATGATTCCCCTAGTTGCAAGGGTACAGCCTACTGGTACCCACCAGGTTCAGCTGCCCGTAGCCCACCCTATGAAGGCAAGGTGGGCTCGGGGCTGCTGGCTGACTTCCTGGGCAGGACGGAAGCTGTCTGCCTCAGTGCCCCTCACCTGGCTAGCCCACCAGCCACGCCCAAGGCCGACAAGGAGCCACTGGAGATGGCCCGGCCCCCGGGTCCACCCCGTGGCCCTGCTGCAGCCACTGCTGGCTATGGCTGCCCACTCCTTAGTGACTTAACTCTGTCCCCTGTGCCGAGGGACTCGCTGCTGCCCCTGCAGGACACTGCCTACAGGTATCCAGGCTTTATGCCGCAGGCACATCCTGGCCTGGGTGGGGGCCCTAAGAGTGGCTTCCTGGGGCCCATGGCAGAACCTCACCCTGAGGACACATTTACCGTCACCTCCCTGTAG